The Caldicellulosiruptor changbaiensis genome has a segment encoding these proteins:
- a CDS encoding divergent PAP2 family protein: MKQVIYEIFTNRALQVGFVSWFIAQCLKIIITFFVTHQIDFKKFISSGGMPSSHSAFACGLSTAVGFIDGFSSTSFAISLTFTLIVMYDAAGVRREAGKQAQTLNELIEMYFSPHYKPQHKLKELIGHKPTEVFVGALLGILIATIMI, translated from the coding sequence ATGAAACAGGTCATATATGAGATATTTACAAACAGGGCTCTGCAAGTTGGCTTTGTTAGCTGGTTTATTGCCCAATGTTTAAAGATAATAATAACCTTCTTCGTGACACACCAGATAGACTTTAAAAAGTTCATAAGCTCAGGCGGGATGCCAAGTTCTCATTCAGCATTTGCCTGCGGGCTTTCAACTGCGGTGGGGTTTATAGATGGTTTTAGCTCAACAAGTTTTGCTATTTCATTGACATTTACATTGATTGTGATGTATGACGCAGCAGGTGTGAGAAGAGAAGCTGGCAAACAAGCACAGACACTAAATGAGCTCATAGAAATGTACTTCTCACCACATTACAAGCCCCAGCACAAGTTGAAAGAGCTTATAGGGCACAAACCTACAGAGGTGTTTGTTGGAGCACTTCTTGGCATTTTAATAGCAACTATAATGATTTGA
- a CDS encoding TlyA family RNA methyltransferase, which yields MKKRADILLVEKGFAESREKAKALILSGNVYVNNQKIEKAGELVDCDAQIVVKEQLKFVSRGGLKLEKALNFFNVEVSGKIALDIGASTGGFTDCLLQHGAKKVYCVDVGYGQLAWKLREDQRVINFEKTNFRYFEREKIPDRIDIVVCDVSFISLTLIAHKIKEFMEKGTEGILLIKPQFEAGREEVGKKGVVRSSQTHVRVIKKVIDCYFSLGISIKGLTYSPIKGPEGNIEYLLYLKQEDLPQNVLTESKVQEVVSEAFESLGGKRI from the coding sequence TTGAAAAAGAGGGCAGATATTTTACTTGTTGAAAAAGGTTTTGCAGAGTCTCGTGAAAAAGCAAAGGCACTTATCTTGAGCGGAAATGTCTATGTAAACAATCAAAAGATTGAAAAGGCAGGGGAGTTGGTTGATTGCGATGCTCAGATTGTAGTAAAAGAACAGCTGAAATTTGTAAGCAGAGGCGGACTTAAACTGGAAAAGGCATTGAATTTTTTTAATGTAGAGGTCTCAGGAAAAATTGCCTTAGATATTGGAGCATCCACAGGTGGGTTTACAGACTGCCTTTTGCAGCATGGTGCAAAGAAGGTCTACTGTGTTGATGTTGGCTATGGCCAGCTTGCATGGAAGCTAAGAGAAGATCAAAGAGTTATCAATTTTGAGAAAACAAATTTTAGGTATTTTGAGAGAGAAAAGATACCTGATAGAATTGATATAGTTGTATGTGATGTTTCATTCATCTCATTGACGCTTATAGCACATAAAATAAAGGAGTTTATGGAAAAAGGTACTGAAGGCATTTTGCTAATAAAGCCTCAATTTGAAGCAGGAAGGGAGGAGGTTGGGAAAAAAGGAGTTGTGAGGTCAAGTCAAACACATGTTCGTGTTATTAAAAAGGTGATTGATTGTTATTTCTCCTTAGGTATTAGCATAAAAGGCTTGACGTACTCTCCTATTAAAGGTCCAGAAGGAAACATTGAATATTTACTTTACCTCAAACAAGAAGATTTACCGCAAAATGTATTAACAGAAAGTAAGGTACAAGAGGTTGTCAGTGAAGCTTTTGAATCTTTGGGAGGAAAAAGAATATGA
- the dxs gene encoding 1-deoxy-D-xylulose-5-phosphate synthase, with the protein MSILEKVNYPEDIKKLSISELYTLSEEIREFLLYNIANTGGHLAANLGVVELTLALLYTFNPPEDKIVWDVGHQCYVYKILTGRKERFATLRKLGGLSGFPKSKESIYDSFDTGHSSTSISVALGFAIARDLNHKDYNVIAVIGDGALTGGLAYEGLNNAGRYNGKLLVILNDNQMSISKNVGAIAKYLSKVRTQPRYFKLKKATDELVANIPFIGEKLNQLVRKLKGGLKYILFPGMLFEALGFEYYGPIDGHDIKKMCEVFENVKNLTKPVLVHIVTQKGKGYEHAERFPEKYHGVPPFDIETGNHLTDTNSKSFSEVLGDKLCELAKENQKIVGITAAMPDGTGLTKFAKMYPERFFDVGIAEEHAVTFAAALAKEGFKPFVAIYSTFLQRAFDQIIHDVCLQNLNVVFCIDRAGLVGEDGETHHGSFDISYLTLIPNLTVMAPKDTKEFEMMLDFAAAYHDGPIAIRYPRGTTKIVGVYEPILFGKSEILVEGSNLAIFTVGRHVSMLYDIIKENNLNVTLINVRFLKPLDVELVEKITKTHKKILIVEDNTVIGGLGEKIKGIIAEINSLNLVKHIGLLDKFIQHGSISELYSLLGLDKENLKNVIMELIAD; encoded by the coding sequence TTGAGTATATTAGAAAAAGTAAACTATCCTGAGGACATAAAAAAGCTCAGCATATCAGAGTTATATACTTTATCTGAAGAGATAAGAGAATTTTTATTATATAACATTGCAAATACAGGTGGACATTTAGCAGCAAATTTAGGTGTTGTGGAGCTTACACTGGCACTTCTCTATACATTTAATCCGCCTGAGGACAAAATTGTATGGGATGTAGGTCACCAATGCTATGTGTATAAGATTTTGACAGGAAGGAAAGAAAGGTTTGCTACTTTGCGAAAATTAGGAGGTTTGAGTGGTTTTCCAAAGTCAAAAGAAAGTATCTATGACTCATTTGACACAGGACACAGTTCAACTTCTATTTCAGTTGCGTTAGGATTTGCTATTGCTCGTGACCTAAATCACAAAGATTATAATGTGATTGCTGTAATAGGAGATGGAGCGTTGACAGGTGGGCTTGCATATGAGGGGCTTAACAATGCAGGAAGGTATAATGGAAAGCTTCTTGTAATATTAAATGACAATCAAATGTCAATCTCAAAAAATGTAGGCGCGATTGCTAAGTATTTGTCTAAGGTTAGAACACAGCCCAGATATTTTAAACTAAAAAAAGCTACCGATGAATTGGTTGCAAATATTCCATTTATAGGAGAAAAGCTTAATCAGTTAGTAAGAAAGCTAAAAGGTGGTCTTAAATATATACTTTTTCCGGGCATGCTTTTTGAAGCTTTGGGTTTTGAGTATTATGGGCCGATTGATGGGCATGACATAAAGAAGATGTGTGAAGTTTTTGAAAATGTTAAAAATTTGACAAAACCTGTTTTGGTTCATATTGTCACACAGAAAGGAAAAGGATATGAACACGCTGAAAGGTTCCCTGAAAAGTATCATGGTGTTCCACCATTTGACATAGAGACAGGCAATCATTTAACAGATACAAATTCCAAAAGTTTTTCAGAAGTATTAGGAGACAAGTTATGCGAACTTGCAAAGGAAAATCAAAAGATTGTGGGAATAACGGCTGCTATGCCCGATGGAACAGGGCTTACTAAGTTTGCGAAGATGTATCCAGAGCGATTTTTTGATGTTGGGATTGCTGAAGAACATGCTGTGACATTTGCAGCAGCCCTTGCAAAAGAAGGTTTCAAACCGTTTGTGGCAATATATTCTACATTTCTACAACGAGCATTTGACCAAATTATTCACGATGTATGTCTTCAAAACCTAAATGTTGTATTTTGTATAGACCGGGCAGGACTTGTTGGTGAAGATGGCGAGACACATCACGGCAGCTTTGATATATCGTATTTGACATTAATACCAAACTTAACAGTGATGGCTCCAAAGGATACAAAAGAGTTTGAAATGATGTTAGACTTTGCCGCAGCATACCATGATGGACCTATTGCAATAAGGTATCCAAGAGGAACAACCAAGATTGTTGGGGTTTATGAACCAATTTTATTTGGCAAGTCTGAAATATTAGTAGAAGGCAGTAATTTGGCTATTTTTACAGTTGGAAGACATGTTTCAATGTTGTATGATATTATTAAAGAAAACAATTTGAATGTAACATTAATAAATGTAAGATTTTTAAAACCTTTAGATGTTGAACTTGTAGAAAAAATAACAAAGACTCATAAAAAAATACTAATTGTTGAGGACAATACTGTAATTGGTGGTCTTGGTGAAAAGATAAAAGGTATTATTGCTGAAATCAATAGCCTGAATTTGGTAAAACATATTGGACTTCTAGATAAGTTCATTCAGCACGGATCAATTAGTGAGCTTTATTCTTTACTTGGTTTGGACAAAGAGAATTTAAAAAATGTCATTATGGAGTTGATAGCAGATTGA